A genomic window from Macaca mulatta isolate MMU2019108-1 chromosome 19, T2T-MMU8v2.0, whole genome shotgun sequence includes:
- the LOC692338 gene encoding leukocyte immunoglobulin-like receptor subfamily A member 6 isoform X2 → MTPTLTALLCFGVSLGPRTHVQAGPLPKPTLWAEPGSVIIQGSPVTIWCRGTLEAQEYRLHKEGSTEPWDRMNPLETRNKARFSIPSMTEHHARRYHCYYLSHAGWSEHSDPLELVVTGVYSKPTLSALPSPVVASGGNVTLRCGSQQGYQHFVLIEEEHRLPWTLNSRQLHSGWYQALFPVGPMTPSHRWMFRCYGYYRNTSQVWSHLSDPLEILASGVSRKPSLLMLQGPVMAPGENLTLQCRSDVDYDRFTLHKVGQRTFLQRPGQQPQAGLSQANFTLGPVRGSHGGQYRCYGAHNLSSEWSAPSDPLDILISGQIRARPSLSVQLWPTMVSGEKVTLLCQSQEWMDTFLLTKEGAAHPPLHQRSKHEAPMHQAEFPMSPVTSAHAGTYRCYGSRSSNPHLLSPPSDPLELVVSGEGPDPVLSELKGSA, encoded by the exons ATGACCCCCACCCTCACAGCCTTGCTCTGCTTTG GGGTGAGTCTGGGCCCCAGGACCCATGTGCAGGCAG GGCCCCTCCCCAAACCCACCCTCTGGGCTGAGCCTGGCTCTGTGATCATCCAGGGGAGCCCCGTGACCATCTGGTGTCGGGGGACCCTGGAGGCCCAGGAGTACCGTCTGCATAAAGAGGGAAGCACAGAACCCTGGGACAGAATGAACCCACTGGAGACAAGGAACAAGGCCAGATTCTCCATCCCATCCATGACAGAGCACCATGCAAGGAGATACCACTGTTACTATCTCAGCCATGCAGGCTGGTCAGAGCACAGTGACCCCCTGGAGCTGGTGGTGACAG GAGTCTACAGCAAACCCACCCTctcagccctgcccagccctgtgGTGGCCTCAGGAGGGAACGTGACCCTCCGATGTGGCTCACAGCAGGGATATCAGCATTTTGTTCTGATTGAGGAAGAACACAGGCTCCCCTGGACCCTAAACTCACGGCAGCTCCACAGTGGGTGGTACCAGGCCCTGTTCCCTGTGGGCCCCATGACCCCCAGCCACAGGTGGATGTTCAGATGCTATGGATACTACAGGAACACCTCCCAGGTGTGGTCCCACCTCAGTGACCCCCTGGAGATTCTGGCCTCAG GCGTGTCTAGGAAGCCCTCCCTCCTGATGCTGCAGGGCCCTGTCATGGCCCCTGGAGAGAATCTGACCCTCCAGTGTCGCTCTGATGTGGACTATGACAGATTCACTCTGCACAAGGTGGGGCAACGTACCTTTCTCCAGCGCCCTGGTCAGCAGCCCCAGGCCGGGCTCTCCCAGGCCAACTTCACCCTGGGCCCTGTGAGGGGCTCCCACGGGGGCCAGTACAGATGCTACGGTGCACACAACCTCTCCTCCGAGTGGTCAGCCCCCAGTGACCCCCTGGACATCCTGATCTCAG GACAGATCCGTGCCAGACCCTCCCTCTCGGTGCAGTTGTGGCCCACGATGGTCTCAGGAGAGAAGGTGACCCTGCTGTGCCAATCACAAGAGTGGATGGACACTTTCCTTCTGACCAAGGAGGGGGCAGCGCATCCCCCGCTGCATCAGAGATCAAAGCACGAAGCTCCTATGCACCAGGCTGAATTCCCCATGAGTCCTGTGACCTCAGCCCACGCGGGAACCTACAGGTGCTACGGCTCACGCAGCTCCAACCCCCATCTGCTGTCTCCCCCCAGTGACCCACTGGAGCTCGTGGTCTCAGGTGAGGGCCCTGACCCTGTCCTCTCTGAGCTCAAAGGCTCAGCTTAA
- the LOC692338 gene encoding leukocyte immunoglobulin-like receptor subfamily A member 6 isoform X1, whose product MTPTLTALLCFGVSLGPRTHVQAGPLPKPTLWAEPGSVIIQGSPVTIWCRGTLEAQEYRLHKEGSTEPWDRMNPLETRNKARFSIPSMTEHHARRYHCYYLSHAGWSEHSDPLELVVTVYSKPTLSALPSPVVASGGNVTLRCGSQQGYQHFVLIEEEHRLPWTLNSRQLHSGWYQALFPVGPMTPSHRWMFRCYGYYRNTSQVWSHLSDPLEILASGVSRKPSLLMLQGPVMAPGENLTLQCRSDVDYDRFTLHKVGQRTFLQRPGQQPQAGLSQANFTLGPVRGSHGGQYRCYGAHNLSSEWSAPSDPLDILISGQIRARPSLSVQLWPTMVSGEKVTLLCQSQEWMDTFLLTKEGAAHPPLHQRSKHEAPMHQAEFPMSPVTSAHAGTYRCYGSRSSNPHLLSPPSDPLELVVSGAADTLSASQNESDSETASHPQDYTVENLIRMGVAGLILVVLGILLFEARHSWRSFPRCSREVNNREDNGPFGVVKPQEQI is encoded by the exons ATGACCCCCACCCTCACAGCCTTGCTCTGCTTTG GGGTGAGTCTGGGCCCCAGGACCCATGTGCAGGCAG GGCCCCTCCCCAAACCCACCCTCTGGGCTGAGCCTGGCTCTGTGATCATCCAGGGGAGCCCCGTGACCATCTGGTGTCGGGGGACCCTGGAGGCCCAGGAGTACCGTCTGCATAAAGAGGGAAGCACAGAACCCTGGGACAGAATGAACCCACTGGAGACAAGGAACAAGGCCAGATTCTCCATCCCATCCATGACAGAGCACCATGCAAGGAGATACCACTGTTACTATCTCAGCCATGCAGGCTGGTCAGAGCACAGTGACCCCCTGGAGCTGGTGGTGACAG TCTACAGCAAACCCACCCTctcagccctgcccagccctgtgGTGGCCTCAGGAGGGAACGTGACCCTCCGATGTGGCTCACAGCAGGGATATCAGCATTTTGTTCTGATTGAGGAAGAACACAGGCTCCCCTGGACCCTAAACTCACGGCAGCTCCACAGTGGGTGGTACCAGGCCCTGTTCCCTGTGGGCCCCATGACCCCCAGCCACAGGTGGATGTTCAGATGCTATGGATACTACAGGAACACCTCCCAGGTGTGGTCCCACCTCAGTGACCCCCTGGAGATTCTGGCCTCAG GCGTGTCTAGGAAGCCCTCCCTCCTGATGCTGCAGGGCCCTGTCATGGCCCCTGGAGAGAATCTGACCCTCCAGTGTCGCTCTGATGTGGACTATGACAGATTCACTCTGCACAAGGTGGGGCAACGTACCTTTCTCCAGCGCCCTGGTCAGCAGCCCCAGGCCGGGCTCTCCCAGGCCAACTTCACCCTGGGCCCTGTGAGGGGCTCCCACGGGGGCCAGTACAGATGCTACGGTGCACACAACCTCTCCTCCGAGTGGTCAGCCCCCAGTGACCCCCTGGACATCCTGATCTCAG GACAGATCCGTGCCAGACCCTCCCTCTCGGTGCAGTTGTGGCCCACGATGGTCTCAGGAGAGAAGGTGACCCTGCTGTGCCAATCACAAGAGTGGATGGACACTTTCCTTCTGACCAAGGAGGGGGCAGCGCATCCCCCGCTGCATCAGAGATCAAAGCACGAAGCTCCTATGCACCAGGCTGAATTCCCCATGAGTCCTGTGACCTCAGCCCACGCGGGAACCTACAGGTGCTACGGCTCACGCAGCTCCAACCCCCATCTGCTGTCTCCCCCCAGTGACCCACTGGAGCTCGTGGTCTCAG GAGCTGCTGATACGCTCAGCGCATCACAAAACGAGTCTGACTCTGAGA CAGCCTCGCACCCCCAGGATTACACAGTGGAGAATCTCATCCGCATGGGCGTGGCTGGCTTGATCCTGGTGGTCCTCGGGATTCTGTTATTTGAGGCTCGGCATAGCTGGAGAAGCTTCCCAAGATGCAGCCGGGAGGTGAACAACAGAGAGGATAATGGACCTTTCGGAGTCGTGAAGCCTCAGGAACAGATCTGA
- the LOC692338 gene encoding leukocyte immunoglobulin-like receptor subfamily A member 6 precursor (The RefSeq protein has 7 substitutions compared to this genomic sequence) has product MTPTLTALLCFGLSLGPRTHVQAGPLPKPTLWAEPGSVIIQGSPVTIWCQGTLEAQEYRLHKEGSTDPWDRMNPLETRNKARYSIPSMTEHHARRYHCYYLSHAGWSEHSDPLELVVTGVYSKPTLSALPSPVVASGGNVTLRCGSQQGYQHFVLIEEEHRLPWTLNSRQLHSGWYQALFPVGPVTTSHRWMFRCYGYYRNTSQVWSHLSDPLEILASGVSRKPSLLMLQGPVVAPGENLTLQCRSDVDYDRFTLHKVGQRTFLQRPGQQPQAGLSQANFTLGPVRGSHGGQYRCYGAHNLSSEWSAPSDPLDILISGQIRARPSLSVQLWPTMVSGEKVTLLCQSQEWMDTFLLTKEGAAHPPLHQRSKHEAPMHQAEFPMSPVTSAHAGTYRCYGSRSSNPHLLSPPSDPLELVVSASHPQDYTVENLIRMGVAGLILVVLGILLFEARHSWRSFPRCSREVNNREDNGPFGVVKPQEQI; this is encoded by the exons ATGACCCCCACCCTCACAGCCTTGCTCTGCTTTG GGGTGAGTCTGGGCCCCAGGACCCATGTGCAGGCAG GGCCCCTCCCCAAACCCACCCTCTGGGCTGAGCCTGGCTCTGTGATCATCCAGGGGAGCCCCGTGACCATCTGGTGTCGGGGGACCCTGGAGGCCCAGGAGTACCGTCTGCATAAAGAGGGAAGCACAGAACCCTGGGACAGAATGAACCCACTGGAGACAAGGAACAAGGCCAGATTCTCCATCCCATCCATGACAGAGCACCATGCAAGGAGATACCACTGTTACTATCTCAGCCATGCAGGCTGGTCAGAGCACAGTGACCCCCTGGAGCTGGTGGTGACAG GAGTCTACAGCAAACCCACCCTctcagccctgcccagccctgtgGTGGCCTCAGGAGGGAACGTGACCCTCCGATGTGGCTCACAGCAGGGATATCAGCATTTTGTTCTGATTGAGGAAGAACACAGGCTCCCCTGGACCCTAAACTCACGGCAGCTCCACAGTGGGTGGTACCAGGCCCTGTTCCCTGTGGGCCCCATGACCCCCAGCCACAGGTGGATGTTCAGATGCTATGGATACTACAGGAACACCTCCCAGGTGTGGTCCCACCTCAGTGACCCCCTGGAGATTCTGGCCTCAG GCGTGTCTAGGAAGCCCTCCCTCCTGATGCTGCAGGGCCCTGTCATGGCCCCTGGAGAGAATCTGACCCTCCAGTGTCGCTCTGATGTGGACTATGACAGATTCACTCTGCACAAGGTGGGGCAACGTACCTTTCTCCAGCGCCCTGGTCAGCAGCCCCAGGCCGGGCTCTCCCAGGCCAACTTCACCCTGGGCCCTGTGAGGGGCTCCCACGGGGGCCAGTACAGATGCTACGGTGCACACAACCTCTCCTCCGAGTGGTCAGCCCCCAGTGACCCCCTGGACATCCTGATCTCAG GACAGATCCGTGCCAGACCCTCCCTCTCGGTGCAGTTGTGGCCCACGATGGTCTCAGGAGAGAAGGTGACCCTGCTGTGCCAATCACAAGAGTGGATGGACACTTTCCTTCTGACCAAGGAGGGGGCAGCGCATCCCCCGCTGCATCAGAGATCAAAGCACGAAGCTCCTATGCACCAGGCTGAATTCCCCATGAGTCCTGTGACCTCAGCCCACGCGGGAACCTACAGGTGCTACGGCTCACGCAGCTCCAACCCCCATCTGCTGTCTCCCCCCAGTGACCCACTGGAGCTCGTGGTCTCAG CCTCGCACCCCCAGGATTACACAGTGGAGAATCTCATCCGCATGGGCGTGGCTGGCTTGATCCTGGTGGTCCTCGGGATTCTGTTATTTGAGGCTCGGCATAGCTGGAGAAGCTTCCCAAGATGCAGCCGGGAGGTGAACAACAGAGAGGATAATGGACCTTTCGGAGTCGTGAAGCCTCAGGAACAGATCTGA